The genome window AATCCGAGCTGTTCGGTTATGAGAAGGGGGCCTTCAGCGGCGCTGCCGCCCGGAGAATCGGGCGCTTCGAAGCTGCTGCCGACGGCACCATATTTCTCGATGAAATCGGCGAGTTGGAGCTCTCCCTCCAGGCAAAGCTGCTGAGAGTCCTCCAGGAGAAGGAAGTTGAACGGCTCGGCAGCAATCGCAAAATCAAGGTTAACTTCCGGGTGATCTCATCCACAAACCGTGATCTCATGCGTGAAATAGCCGCCGGCACGTTCCGGGAGGATCTCTACTACCGGCTCAATGTCGTCCAGTTGAATGTTCCGGCCCTGCGCGAGCGCAGAGAGGACATTCCGCTCCTGGCCTCCGAGTTCGTCAAAGAGTTCGGTCTCAGGGAGGGCAAGACGCTCTCCCTTTCCGACGACGTGCTGCGCGTCCTTGGCGGCTACGAGTGGCCCGGCAACATCAGGCAGTTGCGCAACACCATCGAGCGTGCCGTCGTCCTGGCCCGCGGAGGCGCTATCACCCTGAAGCATTTGCCTGAAGAGGTCGCCGCAGGTGCCTCCGGCTGCCGCGACGCATCCGAGCCGCGGACGCTCCGGGAACTTGAGGATGAGGCAATCCAGAGCGCCCTGCGGGAGTGCCGGGGTAACAAGTCACTGGTTGCGAAGAAACTCGGCATCTCCCGCAAGACCCTTTATAAGCGCCTGGAACAGTTGGGGCTCTGAGAAGCGGGCAGGCACAAGAAGTGGCAGTGTTACCATTGGAACCATTGCCGAGCTAAGAACATGGGGAGCTTCAGCGGCTCCATTAAAAAGGTGTATCCATTGGATACACCTTTTTTCGTTGTCATGGCAGATCGGTGCCAATGTGTTTCCCGTGGAAACACTTACGGCGTTTCGGTGCCGTGACGTGCCGATTACGGCCTGTTTGCCGGGGCAGATGCAAAAATACGGCAAAAAGGAACCCGAAGGAAATATGGCTGTAACTATGCCACGTTATATGCAACGAGATGTCGTTGTCCCGGCGAGTGCTTACAGAAACTGCATGAACGTGCGAAAAGGGTATCATTATTGCTCTCTCAATAAGCGTCATGGAAAAGGAAAAGATCCTCATCATCGATGAAGACGGTTTTTCTCGGGTATGCGCCGCCATTCTCGCGTCGGAAGGGTATGCGGCGGAGCGGCTCCTCCATGACGCCGCGCATGTGGTCGGGGAGCGCGTCGGTCTCGTCATCGCCAGCTATCCGTTCGGTGAGCGCTTTTTCACCGATCTGAGCCAGATCAGCCAGCCCGTCATCGTGCTCACAGACCACATCAGTCGTGATCTCCTCTCGTTTCTCGAGGGGCTCGACCGTTCCTACTGCCTCATGAAACCATTGAATTTCGAACAATTCGTTCTGCTCGTGAGAAATATCATGAGCGGAGTTCAAATCTGTCCGGGAGGGTACAGCATTGTCTAGATCATTTATCATAGCAGGCTTCGTCGTACTCATGTTCACCCTGGCAGGTTGCGGGGGCAAGAGCAGGGACGAGCTGTACACCGAGGGGGTGAAACTGCTTCAGGAGGGGAATCCGGGCGGTGCGGTCGTTCTTTTTAGAAACGCCTTGGAAAAAGACCAGAATTTTCAGGATGCACGCTATCAACTGGCCAAGGCATACCAGTCCCTGGGCAAGTACGAACAGGCTGAGAAAGAATTCCTCAAGGTTCTGAAGCAGAACCCCTCCAAGACCGACATCGTTCTTGAGCTGGCCAAGCTCTATAACTCGCAGAGGAAACCGGATCAGGCCATTGAGCGGGCCGGTACGTACCTCAGGTCGAATCCCGGTTCTGCGGAGGCCCTTGAGGTGCTGGGTCTCGGTTATGCGCTGAAAGGGATGCCTGCCGAGGCTGAGCGGAATTTTCTGCTGGCCCTTGACGCAGAGCCGCAACGGACTTCCGCGAAGCTCCAACTGGCGGTTCTCCTGATGGAACAGAAGTCGAGCCGTGAAAAGGAAGCCCGCGCACTCATTGACGAGATCCTTGCGGCCGACCCCGGCAACGTGAAGGCCCACAATCTCCTGGCCGGCTATGAGCTGTCCCTCGGCAATCGCGAGCGGGCACTGGAGATCTATCGGAAAATTGCGTCGCTGACGCCTGGGGATCCGGCCCCACTCTACCGCGAGGGAGTCATCCTGCTGGAAAAAGGCGAAATGGCCAAAGCCGAGAAGACTGCCGAGACCCTGCTGCAAAAGTTCCCCCAGAAATCGGAAGGACCACGGTTGAAGGGCTCATAGCATACCAGCGCAAGAATTATGCTGACGCCATTACCGCTCTCCAGGACTCGGTGAAGATAGCGCCTTCCCTGGAAGGGCTCTACTACCTCGGATTGAGCATGTACAGCCGTGGCGAACTCGAGAATGCCCTCAGCCAATTCCGCCGCATCCTCGACCATGCGCCTGAGTTCGTCCAGGCCCGGCTCCTGACCGCGTTGATTCTGCTCAATCAAAAGAGGGTCGACGATGCCATAGCCGAGGCACGCCGGGCCATCGAAACCGACAGCCGCAGCGCCCTTGCCCGCAACATCCTCGGAAGCGCCTATCTTGCCAAAGGGATGTACGACGAGGGTATCCGCGAACTCAACCGTGCCACCGAGCTTGATCCGAACATTGTCGATGCCCATCTCAAGAAGGGGGCCTTCAATCTCAGCAAAGGGCGCGTGCGCGAGGCCGAGAGTGATTTCGCCACAGCCGTCAGGGTTGCCCCGGAGGTTCTCAACTCGCGGCTGGTGCTTGCGTTCCACTACATGCGGCAGCACCGCAGCGACCGCGCCCTGGCCACTCTCAAGGAGGGACTCACGGGCGCCAAAGGGGATGCCCCCCTGTACAACACCATGGCGGCCATCATGTTCAACGAGCGGAAGCCGGCCGAAGCCGTCAAGTACCTCACCATGGCGAGAAAGAGCGATCCGGCGTTCCTGCCGGCCCGATTCAACCTGGCAACCTATCATGCCTCCACCGGCGATCTGGATGGAGCCATGGCCGAATACTCCCGCATGATTCAGGAGGATCCCCGCAATCTCAGGGCAATGCTCGGACTTGCCGCACTTTCAGAGTTGAAGGGCAGGGACGGTGATGCTCTCGCCTGGTACACCAAGGCGCGGGAGACCGAAGTGTATGCCGGGTATCTGGCACTTGCCGCGTACCACGAGAAAAAGAGGAACTACGACAAGGCGTTGACGGTCCTCGACGACGCCATAAAAGCCAAGCCGCGGGCGGCGGATGCCTTTGTGATGAAAGGCAGGATCCTTCTTGCCCAGAAAAAGGGCAAGGAGGCAATCAGGGTCTTCTCGGATCTGGAGTCGATTGCACCCGAGCAGGGTCTGACCCTTAAGGTCGCCGCATTCGTCCAGATGAAAGAGGCCGCCAAGGCCATCGACGAGGCGCGGCGTGCCGTGACGCTCAAGCCGGACGCAGCATTTGGCCACACCATCCTCGCTTCGGTACATGCGGAGCAGGGAGATCTTCCCCGGGCCATTCAGGAGGTGAAAAACGGCCTCAGGGCCGAGCCCGGCAATGTGGGGGCCGCCATGCAACTGGGAGAGTATCTGGGCCGCAGCGGCAACACCGCCGCTGCAATGGAACAGTACGATAGCATTCTCAGAAACAACCCCAATCATGCCCCGGCCCTTTTCGCCCAGGGAATGCTCCTGGAAATGGGCGGCAAGAAGCGGGAGGCCGTAGGAAAGTATCGTCAGACCCTGGAAAAGGCCGAATCCTACGTGCCGGCCCTCAATAACCTGGCATTTCTCTACGCCGACGGCTACGGGCCCCGTGAGGAGGCCCTGCGCATGGCTCTTACCGCTCTCAAGCAGGAGCCCAACAACGCAGCCATTGCCGACACGTACGGCTACGCACTTCTGAAGAACGGCCGGGCAGGAGACTCGGTAAAGATCCTTGAGAAAGTCGTCAAGTTCATGCCATCGAACCCGTCGGTCCGCTACCACCTGGCGCTCGCCTACCGGGACACGGGCGATCGTGTCCGCGCCGCAGCGGCTCTCCAGGAGGCTCTCAAGCTGGGGGACTTCCCCGAGTCCGGCCAGGCGCGCACCACGCTCGCCGAGCTTTCCGGTACTGCGGGGCAGGTGAAAAAGGGGAAAAACTGATATGAAACGCTCAATTGCACTCATGGTAGGGGATGGCCTTTGTGCGGTCACGGCCATACTGGCGGCTCACCTCTTCCGCTTGGGCGAAATACCGGGAGTGGAGAGCTTTACCGGCCAGGGAGGAGTGAGGCTGGCGCTGTTCGTAATCGTCATGCTCTTCTGCGCCTTTTTCGTCGAGGTGTACCATCAGGAGCGAGAGCTGACCCCGCTTGATCTCATCGGACGCATCAGCATCGAGCTCGTTCTGGCGTTTTTCGTCCTTACGGCGCTTTACTTCTTCCTGCCGATCGTCATGGATGGCCGGGGCGTGCTCATGATCGCCACGGTGGTGTTCGGATTCTTCCAGTTCCTCTGGCATGCGGGCAGCAGGGGAGGCTTCATATTCCCCTCGTTCGCCAAGCGTGTGCTCATCCTCGGCACCGGCCCCCTGGCAAACCAGATGGGCAGCCTCGTCACTGCGTCCGGTGACCGCTACGTGCTCTCGGGCTACGTTGCCTGCTCCCGCGAGCCGGTCTACGTCCCGGCCCAATCCATCGTCGGGAGCGAGGAC of Geobacter anodireducens contains these proteins:
- a CDS encoding sigma-54-dependent Fis family transcriptional regulator — its product is MQGLVLIVDDEPNAARVLSAILAGEGHTVLTASDASKAEHILKSRDVDAIITDLRMPGRDGMQLFEHVAEHLPDVPVIFLTAYGTVDSAVNAITRGAFYYFIKPPDYVKLKSMVSRAVEQRSLKREVAELRKRVAAGSGADRIIGVSPEMLKIFNTVEAVKDSMSSVLVCGETGTGKELIARSLHYGSVRRDRPFVAVNCAAIPRELMESELFGYEKGAFSGAAARRIGRFEAAADGTIFLDEIGELELSLQAKLLRVLQEKEVERLGSNRKIKVNFRVISSTNRDLMREIAAGTFREDLYYRLNVVQLNVPALRERREDIPLLASEFVKEFGLREGKTLSLSDDVLRVLGGYEWPGNIRQLRNTIERAVVLARGGAITLKHLPEEVAAGASGCRDASEPRTLRELEDEAIQSALRECRGNKSLVAKKLGISRKTLYKRLEQLGL